One part of the Arabidopsis thaliana chromosome 1 sequence genome encodes these proteins:
- a CDS encoding Transmembrane protein 97, Putative (Transmembrane protein 97, predicted; FUNCTIONS IN: molecular_function unknown; INVOLVED IN: biological_process unknown; LOCATED IN: endomembrane system; EXPRESSED IN: 17 plant structures; EXPRESSED DURING: 11 growth stages; CONTAINS InterPro DOMAIN/s: Transmembrane protein 97, predicted (InterPro:IPR016964); BEST Arabidopsis thaliana protein match is: Transmembrane protein 97, predicted (TAIR:AT2G32380.1); Has 151 Blast hits to 151 proteins in 50 species: Archae - 0; Bacteria - 0; Metazoa - 54; Fungi - 14; Plants - 77; Viruses - 0; Other Eukaryotes - 6 (source: NCBI BLink).), with product MGALGKLIDVALFVYFVSMAIIAPLIDGQTSLPSGIYPAFLTDLKSKYIADFGDYLLMEKPHFLVGLVWHELLFLWPLSIANVYAILAGKSWFGTTCLLYGASLVTSMAAILGDMIGSGKASDRLLMMYVPFMGFGILAVLRGLVYRSTKNTGSSGKRSTIMPRRKLA from the exons atgggAGCTTTAGGGAAGCTAATCGACGTAGCTCTCTTCGTATACTTTGTTTCAATGGCGATAATTGCGCCGCTCATCGACGGGCAAACCTCACTTCCTTCAGGAATATATCCAGCGTTTCTCACCGATCTGAAAAGCAAGTACATTGCCGATTTTGGAGATTACTTGCTCATGGAGAAGCCGCATTTCCTAGTTGGACTCGTTTGGCATGAGCTTCTGTTCTTATGGCCGCTCTCCATTGCTAACGTCTACGCCATTCTTGCCGGAAAGTCGTGGTTTGGTACCACCTGCTTGTTGTATGGAGCTTCCCTCGTCACTTCCATG GCTGCAATCCTAGGAGATATGATAGGTTCAGGGAAGGCATCTGATCGATTGCTAATGATGTATGTGCCTTTCATGGGTTTTGGGATTCTGGCTGTTCTTCGTGGCTTAGTTTATCGATCCACCAAAAACACTGGATCTTCTGGCAAGAGATCCACTATCATGCCCAGAAGAAAGCTGGCCtga
- a CDS encoding Transmembrane protein 97, Putative (Transmembrane protein 97, predicted; FUNCTIONS IN: molecular_function unknown; INVOLVED IN: biological_process unknown; LOCATED IN: endomembrane system; CONTAINS InterPro DOMAIN/s: Transmembrane protein 97, predicted (InterPro:IPR016964); BEST Arabidopsis thaliana protein match is: Transmembrane protein 97, predicted (TAIR:AT1G05210.1); Has 151 Blast hits to 151 proteins in 52 species: Archae - 0; Bacteria - 0; Metazoa - 55; Fungi - 15; Plants - 75; Viruses - 0; Other Eukaryotes - 6 (source: NCBI BLink).), translating into MGALGKLINISLFFFFALMAINVPLLNGQILFPGIYPKLLTDLKDWYSSEFNDYLFIEKPLFFVGLVWHEIIFLLPLSIVNIYAILTSKSWFGTTSLLYGASFLTSMAAILGDMIGSEKVTNKLLLAYLPFVGLAILAMLRGLVTCSTKRSTVLARRKLA; encoded by the exons ATGGGAGCTTTGGGGAAGCTGATCAacatctctctgtttttcttcttcgcaCTGATGGCTATCAATGTACCGCTTCTCAACGGTCAAATACTATTTCCTGGAATCTACCCGAAGCTCCTCACCGATCTGAAAGACTGGTACAGCTCTGAGTTCAACGATTACCTCTTCATAGAGAAGCCTCTTTTCTTCGTTGGACTCGTCTGGCATGAGATCATATTCCTATTGCCTCTCTCCATTGTCAACATCTACGCCATTCTTACCAGCAAGTCGTGGTTTGGTACCACTTCTTTGTTGTATGGAGCTTCTTTCCTCACTTCCATg GCTGCTATACTTGGAGACATGATAGGTTCAGAGAAGGTGACTAACAAATTGCTATTGGCGTATTTGCCTTTCGTGGGTCTTGCAATTCTGGCAATGCTTCGTGGTCTGGTGACTTGTTCGACCAAAAGATCAACTGTTTTAGCCAGGAGAAAGCTTGCTTGA
- the HDG2 gene encoding homeodomain GLABROUS 2 (homeodomain GLABROUS 2 (HDG2); FUNCTIONS IN: DNA binding, sequence-specific DNA binding transcription factor activity; INVOLVED IN: regulation of transcription, DNA-dependent, trichome morphogenesis; LOCATED IN: nucleus; EXPRESSED IN: 32 plant structures; EXPRESSED DURING: 15 growth stages; CONTAINS InterPro DOMAIN/s: Homeobox, conserved site (InterPro:IPR017970), Homeobox (InterPro:IPR001356), Homeodomain-like (InterPro:IPR009057), Lipid-binding START (InterPro:IPR002913), Homeodomain-related (InterPro:IPR012287); BEST Arabidopsis thaliana protein match is: protodermal factor 2 (TAIR:AT4G04890.1); Has 8730 Blast hits to 8651 proteins in 460 species: Archae - 0; Bacteria - 0; Metazoa - 6110; Fungi - 222; Plants - 2153; Viruses - 0; Other Eukaryotes - 245 (source: NCBI BLink).), translated as MFEPNMLLAAMNNADSNNHNYNHEDNNNEGFLRDDEFDSPNTKSGSENQEGGSGNDQDPLHPNKKKRYHRHTQLQIQEMEAFFKECPHPDDKQRKQLSRELNLEPLQVKFWFQNKRTQMKNHHERHENSHLRAENEKLRNDNLRYREALANASCPNCGGPTAIGEMSFDEHQLRLENARLREEIDRISAIAAKYVGKPVSNYPLMSPPPLPPRPLELAMGNIGGEAYGNNPNDLLKSITAPTESDKPVIIDLSVAAMEELMRMVQVDEPLWKSLVLDEEEYARTFPRGIGPRPAGYRSEASRESAVVIMNHVNIVEILMDVNQWSTIFAGMVSRAMTLAVLSTGVAGNYNGALQVMSAEFQVPSPLVPTRETYFARYCKQQGDGSWAVVDISLDSLQPNPPARCRRRASGCLIQELPNGYSKVTWVEHVEVDDRGVHNLYKHMVSTGHAFGAKRWVAILDRQCERLASVMATNISSGEVGVITNQEGRRSMLKLAERMVISFCAGVSASTAHTWTTLSGTGAEDVRVMTRKSVDDPGRPPGIVLSAATSFWIPVPPKRVFDFLRDENSRNEWDILSNGGVVQEMAHIANGRDTGNCVSLLRVNSANSSQSNMLILQESCTDPTASFVIYAPVDIVAMNIVLNGGDPDYVALLPSGFAILPDGNANSGAPGGDGGSLLTVAFQILVDSVPTAKLSLGSVATVNNLIACTVERIKASMSCETA; from the exons ATGTTCGAGCCAAATATGCTGCTTGCGGCTATGAACAACGCAGACAGCAATAACCACAACTACAACCATGAAGACAACAATAATGAAGGATTTCTTCGGGACGATGAATTCGACAGTCCGAATACTAAATCGGGAAGTGAGAATCAAGAAGGAGGATCAGGAAACGACCAAGATCCTCTTCATCCTAACAAGAAGAAACGATATCATCGACACACCCAACTTCAGATCCAGGAGATGGAAGC GTTCTTCAAAGAGTGTCCTCACCCAGATGACAAGCAAAGGAAACAGCTAAGCCGTGAATTGAATTTGGAACCTCTTCAGGTCAAATTCTGGTTCCAAAACAAACGTACCCAAATGAAG AATCATCACGAGCGGCATGAGAACTCACATCTTCGGGCGGAGAACGAAAAGCTTCGAAACGACAACCTAAGATATCGAGAGGCTCTTGCAAATGCTTCGTGTCCTAATTGTGGTGGTCCAACAGCTATCGGAGAAATGTCATTCGACGAACACCAACTCCGTCTCGAAAATGCTCGATTAAGGGAAGAG ATCGACCGTATATCCGCAATCGCAGCTAAATACGTAGGCAAGCCAGTCTCAAACTATCCACTTAtgtctcctcctcctcttcctccacgTCCACTAGAACTCGCCATGGGAAATATTGGAGGAGAAGCTTATGGAAACAATCCAAACGATCTCCTTAAGTCCATCACTGCACCAACAGAATCTGACAAACCTGTCATCATCGACTTATCCGTGGCTGCAATGGAAGAGCTCATGAGGATGGTTCAAGTAGACGAGCCTCTGTGGAAGAGTTTGGTTTTAGACGAAGAAGAATATGCAAGGACCTTTCCTAGAGGGATCGGACCTAGACCGGCTGGATATAGATCAGAAGCTTCGCGAGAAAGCGCGGTTGTGATCATGAATCATGTTAACATCGTTGAGATTCTCATGGATGTG AATCAATGGTCGACGATTTTCGCGGGGATGGTTTCTAGAGCAATGACATTAGCGGTTTTATCGACAGGAGTTGCAGGAAACTATAATGGAGCTCTTCAAgtg ATGAGTGCAGAGTTTCAAGTTCCATCTCCATTAGTCCCAACACGTGAAACCTATTTCGCACGTTACTGTAAACAACAAGGAGATGGTTCGTGGGCGGTTGTCGATATTTCGTTGGATAGTCTCCAACCAAATCCCCCGGCTAGATGCAGGCGGCGAGCTTCAGGATGTTTGATTCAAGAATTGCCAAATGGATATTCTAAg GTGACTTGGGTGGAGCATGTGGAAGTTGATGACAGAGGAGTTCATAACTTATACAAACACATGGTTAGTACTGGTCATGCCTTTGGTGCTAAACGCTGGGTAGCCATTCTTGACCGCCAATGCGAGCGGTTAGCTAGTGTCATGGCTACAAACATTTCCTCTGGAGAAGTTGGCG TGATAACCAACCAAGAAGGGAGGAGGAGTATGCTGAAATTGGCAGAGCGGATGGTTATAAGCTTTTGTGCAGGAGTGAGTGCTTCAACCGCTCACACGTGGACTACATTGTCCGGTACAGGAGCTGAAGATGTTAGAGTGATGACTAGGAAGAGTGTGGATGATCCAGGAAGGCCTCCTGGTATTGTTCTTAGTGCAGCCACTTCTTTTTGGATCCCTGTTCCTCCAAAGCGAGTCTTTGACTTCCTCAGAGACGAGAATTCAAGAAATGAG TGGGATATTCTGTCTAATGGAGGAGTTGTGCAAGAAATGGCACATATTGCTAACGGGAGGGATACCGGAAACtgtgtttctcttcttcggGTAAAT AGTGCAAACTCTAGCCAGAGCAATATGCTGATCCTACAAGAGAGCTGCACTGATCCTACAGCTTCCTTTGTGATCTATGCTCCAGTCGATATTGTAGCTATGAACATAGTGCTTAATGGAGGTGATCCAGACTATGTGGCTCTGCTTCCATCAGGTTTTGCTATTCTTCCTGATGGTAATGCCAATAGTGGAGCCCCTGGAGGAGATGGAGGGTCGCTCTTGACTGTTGCTTTTCAGATTCTGGTTGACTCAGTTCCTACGGCTAAGCTGTCTCTTGGCTCTGTTGCAACTGTCAACAATCTAATAGCTTGCACTGTTGAGAGAATCAAAGCTTCAATGTCTTGTGAGACTGCTTGA
- the HDG2 gene encoding homeodomain GLABROUS 2 (homeodomain GLABROUS 2 (HDG2); FUNCTIONS IN: DNA binding, sequence-specific DNA binding transcription factor activity; INVOLVED IN: regulation of transcription, DNA-dependent, trichome morphogenesis; LOCATED IN: nucleus; EXPRESSED IN: 32 plant structures; EXPRESSED DURING: 15 growth stages; CONTAINS InterPro DOMAIN/s: Homeobox, conserved site (InterPro:IPR017970), Homeobox (InterPro:IPR001356), Homeodomain-like (InterPro:IPR009057), Lipid-binding START (InterPro:IPR002913), Homeodomain-related (InterPro:IPR012287); BEST Arabidopsis thaliana protein match is: protodermal factor 2 (TAIR:AT4G04890.1); Has 30201 Blast hits to 17322 proteins in 780 species: Archae - 12; Bacteria - 1396; Metazoa - 17338; Fungi - 3422; Plants - 5037; Viruses - 0; Other Eukaryotes - 2996 (source: NCBI BLink).): MFEPNMLLAAMNNADSNNHNYNHEDNNNEGFLRDDEFDSPNTKSGSENQEGGSGNDQDPLHPNKKKRYHRHTQLQIQEMEAFFKECPHPDDKQRKQLSRELNLEPLQVKFWFQNKRTQMKNHHERHENSHLRAENEKLRNDNLRYREALANASCPNCGGPTAIGEMSFDEHQLRLENARLREEIDRISAIAAKYVGKPVSNYPLMSPPPLPPRPLELAMGNIGGEAYGNNPNDLLKSITAPTESDKPVIIDLSVAAMEELMRMVQVDEPLWKSLVLDEEEYARTFPRGIGPRPAGYRSEASRESAVVIMNHVNIVEILMDVNQWSTIFAGMVSRAMTLAVLSTGVAGNYNGALQVMSAEFQVPSPLVPTRETYFARYCKQQGDGSWAVVDISLDSLQPNPPARCRRRASGCLIQELPNGYSKVTWVEHVEVDDRGVHNLYKHMVSTGHAFGAKRWVAILDRQCERLASVMATNISSGEVGVITNQEGRRSMLKLAERMVISFCAGVSASTAHTWTTLSGTGAEDVRVMTRKSVDDPGRPPGIVLSAATSFWIPVPPKRVFDFLRDENSRNEWDILSNGGVVQEMAHIANGRDTGNCVSLLRSANSSQSNMLILQESCTDPTASFVIYAPVDIVAMNIVLNGGDPDYVALLPSGFAILPDGNANSGAPGGDGGSLLTVAFQILVDSVPTAKLSLGSVATVNNLIACTVERIKASMSCETA, translated from the exons ATGTTCGAGCCAAATATGCTGCTTGCGGCTATGAACAACGCAGACAGCAATAACCACAACTACAACCATGAAGACAACAATAATGAAGGATTTCTTCGGGACGATGAATTCGACAGTCCGAATACTAAATCGGGAAGTGAGAATCAAGAAGGAGGATCAGGAAACGACCAAGATCCTCTTCATCCTAACAAGAAGAAACGATATCATCGACACACCCAACTTCAGATCCAGGAGATGGAAGC GTTCTTCAAAGAGTGTCCTCACCCAGATGACAAGCAAAGGAAACAGCTAAGCCGTGAATTGAATTTGGAACCTCTTCAGGTCAAATTCTGGTTCCAAAACAAACGTACCCAAATGAAG AATCATCACGAGCGGCATGAGAACTCACATCTTCGGGCGGAGAACGAAAAGCTTCGAAACGACAACCTAAGATATCGAGAGGCTCTTGCAAATGCTTCGTGTCCTAATTGTGGTGGTCCAACAGCTATCGGAGAAATGTCATTCGACGAACACCAACTCCGTCTCGAAAATGCTCGATTAAGGGAAGAG ATCGACCGTATATCCGCAATCGCAGCTAAATACGTAGGCAAGCCAGTCTCAAACTATCCACTTAtgtctcctcctcctcttcctccacgTCCACTAGAACTCGCCATGGGAAATATTGGAGGAGAAGCTTATGGAAACAATCCAAACGATCTCCTTAAGTCCATCACTGCACCAACAGAATCTGACAAACCTGTCATCATCGACTTATCCGTGGCTGCAATGGAAGAGCTCATGAGGATGGTTCAAGTAGACGAGCCTCTGTGGAAGAGTTTGGTTTTAGACGAAGAAGAATATGCAAGGACCTTTCCTAGAGGGATCGGACCTAGACCGGCTGGATATAGATCAGAAGCTTCGCGAGAAAGCGCGGTTGTGATCATGAATCATGTTAACATCGTTGAGATTCTCATGGATGTG AATCAATGGTCGACGATTTTCGCGGGGATGGTTTCTAGAGCAATGACATTAGCGGTTTTATCGACAGGAGTTGCAGGAAACTATAATGGAGCTCTTCAAgtg ATGAGTGCAGAGTTTCAAGTTCCATCTCCATTAGTCCCAACACGTGAAACCTATTTCGCACGTTACTGTAAACAACAAGGAGATGGTTCGTGGGCGGTTGTCGATATTTCGTTGGATAGTCTCCAACCAAATCCCCCGGCTAGATGCAGGCGGCGAGCTTCAGGATGTTTGATTCAAGAATTGCCAAATGGATATTCTAAg GTGACTTGGGTGGAGCATGTGGAAGTTGATGACAGAGGAGTTCATAACTTATACAAACACATGGTTAGTACTGGTCATGCCTTTGGTGCTAAACGCTGGGTAGCCATTCTTGACCGCCAATGCGAGCGGTTAGCTAGTGTCATGGCTACAAACATTTCCTCTGGAGAAGTTGGCG TGATAACCAACCAAGAAGGGAGGAGGAGTATGCTGAAATTGGCAGAGCGGATGGTTATAAGCTTTTGTGCAGGAGTGAGTGCTTCAACCGCTCACACGTGGACTACATTGTCCGGTACAGGAGCTGAAGATGTTAGAGTGATGACTAGGAAGAGTGTGGATGATCCAGGAAGGCCTCCTGGTATTGTTCTTAGTGCAGCCACTTCTTTTTGGATCCCTGTTCCTCCAAAGCGAGTCTTTGACTTCCTCAGAGACGAGAATTCAAGAAATGAG TGGGATATTCTGTCTAATGGAGGAGTTGTGCAAGAAATGGCACATATTGCTAACGGGAGGGATACCGGAAACtgtgtttctcttcttcgg AGTGCAAACTCTAGCCAGAGCAATATGCTGATCCTACAAGAGAGCTGCACTGATCCTACAGCTTCCTTTGTGATCTATGCTCCAGTCGATATTGTAGCTATGAACATAGTGCTTAATGGAGGTGATCCAGACTATGTGGCTCTGCTTCCATCAGGTTTTGCTATTCTTCCTGATGGTAATGCCAATAGTGGAGCCCCTGGAGGAGATGGAGGGTCGCTCTTGACTGTTGCTTTTCAGATTCTGGTTGACTCAGTTCCTACGGCTAAGCTGTCTCTTGGCTCTGTTGCAACTGTCAACAATCTAATAGCTTGCACTGTTGAGAGAATCAAAGCTTCAATGTCTTGTGAGACTGCTTGA
- the HDG2 gene encoding homeodomain GLABROUS 2, with the protein MFEPNMLLAAMNNADSNNHNYNHEDNNNEGFLRDDEFDSPNTKSGSENQEGGSGNDQDPLHPNKKKRYHRHTQLQIQEMEAFFKECPHPDDKQRKQLSRELNLEPLQVKFWFQNKRTQMKNHHERHENSHLRAENEKLRNDNLRYREALANASCPNCGGPTAIGEMSFDEHQLRLENARLREEIDRISAIAAKYVGKPVSNYPLMSPPPLPPRPLELAMGNIGGEAYGNNPNDLLKSITAPTESDKPVIIDLSVAAMEELMRMVQVDEPLWKSLVLDEEEYARTFPRGIGPRPAGYRSEASRESAVVIMNHVNIVEILMDVNQWSTIFAGMVSRAMTLAVLSTGVAGNYNGALQVMSAEFQVPSPLVPTRETYFARYCKQQGDGSWAVVDISLDSLQPNPPARCRRRASGCLIQELPNGYSKVTWVEHVEVDDRGVHNLYKHMVSTGHAFGAKRWVAILDRQCERLASVMATNISSGEVGVITNQEGRRSMLKLAERMVISFCAGVSASTAHTWTTLSGTGAEDVRVMTRKSVDDPGRPPGIVLSAATSFWIPVPPKRVFDFLRDENSRNEWDILSNGGVVQEMAHIANGRDTGNCVSLLRVNVSYTGF; encoded by the exons ATGTTCGAGCCAAATATGCTGCTTGCGGCTATGAACAACGCAGACAGCAATAACCACAACTACAACCATGAAGACAACAATAATGAAGGATTTCTTCGGGACGATGAATTCGACAGTCCGAATACTAAATCGGGAAGTGAGAATCAAGAAGGAGGATCAGGAAACGACCAAGATCCTCTTCATCCTAACAAGAAGAAACGATATCATCGACACACCCAACTTCAGATCCAGGAGATGGAAGC GTTCTTCAAAGAGTGTCCTCACCCAGATGACAAGCAAAGGAAACAGCTAAGCCGTGAATTGAATTTGGAACCTCTTCAGGTCAAATTCTGGTTCCAAAACAAACGTACCCAAATGAAG AATCATCACGAGCGGCATGAGAACTCACATCTTCGGGCGGAGAACGAAAAGCTTCGAAACGACAACCTAAGATATCGAGAGGCTCTTGCAAATGCTTCGTGTCCTAATTGTGGTGGTCCAACAGCTATCGGAGAAATGTCATTCGACGAACACCAACTCCGTCTCGAAAATGCTCGATTAAGGGAAGAG ATCGACCGTATATCCGCAATCGCAGCTAAATACGTAGGCAAGCCAGTCTCAAACTATCCACTTAtgtctcctcctcctcttcctccacgTCCACTAGAACTCGCCATGGGAAATATTGGAGGAGAAGCTTATGGAAACAATCCAAACGATCTCCTTAAGTCCATCACTGCACCAACAGAATCTGACAAACCTGTCATCATCGACTTATCCGTGGCTGCAATGGAAGAGCTCATGAGGATGGTTCAAGTAGACGAGCCTCTGTGGAAGAGTTTGGTTTTAGACGAAGAAGAATATGCAAGGACCTTTCCTAGAGGGATCGGACCTAGACCGGCTGGATATAGATCAGAAGCTTCGCGAGAAAGCGCGGTTGTGATCATGAATCATGTTAACATCGTTGAGATTCTCATGGATGTG AATCAATGGTCGACGATTTTCGCGGGGATGGTTTCTAGAGCAATGACATTAGCGGTTTTATCGACAGGAGTTGCAGGAAACTATAATGGAGCTCTTCAAgtg ATGAGTGCAGAGTTTCAAGTTCCATCTCCATTAGTCCCAACACGTGAAACCTATTTCGCACGTTACTGTAAACAACAAGGAGATGGTTCGTGGGCGGTTGTCGATATTTCGTTGGATAGTCTCCAACCAAATCCCCCGGCTAGATGCAGGCGGCGAGCTTCAGGATGTTTGATTCAAGAATTGCCAAATGGATATTCTAAg GTGACTTGGGTGGAGCATGTGGAAGTTGATGACAGAGGAGTTCATAACTTATACAAACACATGGTTAGTACTGGTCATGCCTTTGGTGCTAAACGCTGGGTAGCCATTCTTGACCGCCAATGCGAGCGGTTAGCTAGTGTCATGGCTACAAACATTTCCTCTGGAGAAGTTGGCG TGATAACCAACCAAGAAGGGAGGAGGAGTATGCTGAAATTGGCAGAGCGGATGGTTATAAGCTTTTGTGCAGGAGTGAGTGCTTCAACCGCTCACACGTGGACTACATTGTCCGGTACAGGAGCTGAAGATGTTAGAGTGATGACTAGGAAGAGTGTGGATGATCCAGGAAGGCCTCCTGGTATTGTTCTTAGTGCAGCCACTTCTTTTTGGATCCCTGTTCCTCCAAAGCGAGTCTTTGACTTCCTCAGAGACGAGAATTCAAGAAATGAG TGGGATATTCTGTCTAATGGAGGAGTTGTGCAAGAAATGGCACATATTGCTAACGGGAGGGATACCGGAAACtgtgtttctcttcttcggGTAAATGTGAGTTACACCGGGTTTTGA
- a CDS encoding Peroxidase superfamily protein (Peroxidase superfamily protein; FUNCTIONS IN: peroxidase activity, heme binding; INVOLVED IN: response to oxidative stress, oxidation reduction; LOCATED IN: plant-type cell wall; CONTAINS InterPro DOMAIN/s: Haem peroxidase (InterPro:IPR010255), Plant peroxidase (InterPro:IPR000823), Peroxidases heam-ligand binding site (InterPro:IPR019793), Peroxidase, active site (InterPro:IPR019794), Haem peroxidase, plant/fungal/bacterial (InterPro:IPR002016); BEST Arabidopsis thaliana protein match is: Peroxidase superfamily protein (TAIR:AT1G05250.1); Has 4227 Blast hits to 4200 proteins in 227 species: Archae - 0; Bacteria - 4; Metazoa - 3; Fungi - 50; Plants - 4133; Viruses - 0; Other Eukaryotes - 37 (source: NCBI BLink).), producing the protein MAIKNILALVVLLSVVGVSVAIPQLLDLDYYRSKCPKAEEIVRGVTVQYVSRQKTLAAKLLRMHFHDCFVRGCDGSVLLKSAKNDAERDAVPNLTLKGYEVVDAAKTALERKCPNLISCADVLALVARDAVAVIGGPWWPVPLGRRDGRISKLNDALLNLPSPFADIKTLKKNFANKGLNAKDLVVLSGGHTIGISSCALVNSRLYNFTGKGDSDPSMNPSYVRELKRKCPPTDFRTSLNMDPGSALTFDTHYFKVVAQKKGLFTSDSTLLDDIETKNYVQTQAILPPVFSSFNKDFSDSMVKLGFVQILTGKNGEIRKRCAFPN; encoded by the exons ATGGCGATCAAGAACATTCTCGCCCTTGTGGTTCTTCTTAGCGTGGTTGGAGTTTCTGTCGCCATTCCACAGTTGCTTGACCTCGACTACTACCGGTCTAAGTGTCCCAAGGCAGAGGAAATTGTTCGTGGTGTCACAGTACAATATGTTTCTCGCCAGAAAACCCTTGCCGCTAAACTTCTAAGGATGCATTTCCATGATTGTTTCGTCAGA GGATGTGATGGTTCCGTTCTTCTGAAATCTGCAAAGAATGATGCGGAAAGAGACGCTGTCCCCAACCTGACCCTGAAAGGTTATGAAGTGGTGGATGCGGCCAAGACAGCGCTGGAGAGGAAGTGTCCTAATCTCATTTCTTGCGCTGATGTTCTTGCCTTGGTCGCCAGAGATGCCGTGGCAGTG ATCGGGGGACCATGGTGGCCGGTTCCATTGGGCCGCAGGGATGGACGCATCTCGAAATTGAACGATGCATTGCTAAATTTACCATCTCCTTTCGCCGACATAAAGACGCTGAAGAAGAACTTTGCCAACAAGGGTCTTAACGCTAAAGACCTTGTGGTTCTCTCAG GGGGTCACACCATTGGAATCTCTAGTTGCGCTCTCGTCAACAGTCGTCTCTACAACTTCACAGGAAAGGGCGATTCTGACCCATCCATGAACCCTAGCTACGTGAGGGAATTGAAGAGAAAGTGCCCGCCTACAGATTTCAGAACCTCACTGAACATGGACCCAGGCAGTGCGTTGACATTCGACACTCACTACTTCAAGGTCGTGGCTCAGAAGAAAGGGCTCTTCACATCTGACTCTACGCTTCTCGATGACATTGAGACCAAAAACTACGTTCAGACTCAGGCCATTCTCCCTcctgtgttttcttctttcaataaAGATTTCTCCGATTCCATGGTCAAACTTGGTTTCGTCCAAATTCTTACCGGCAAAAATGGTGAGATCAGGAAGAGATGCGCCTTCCCTAACTAA